From Oryzias melastigma strain HK-1 linkage group LG15, ASM292280v2, whole genome shotgun sequence, one genomic window encodes:
- the nkx1.2la gene encoding NK1 transcription factor related 2-like,a → MTSSHKISFSITDILDPNKFNSKRGNELICQEKFAAPNAEKTSLEWDSTEGENFIDENTEAVPEPGEDHPAEFPDPLLLTPPAPLEKDEPEKEAAIPAQDASTHKRRRPDQACAKPRRARTAFTYEQLVALENKFRTTRYLSVCERLNLALSLSLTETQVKIWFQNRRTKWKKQNPGADSTLQPGSNSLINVSPNPVTCSSGSFHQTFSNFSSGNVIFHAAVGVPLSSTGGLLHPFMHSGFDQPAYYTPHP, encoded by the exons ATGACGTCGAGTCATAAGATTTCATTTTCTATAACAGACATATTGGATCCGAATAAGTTTAACAGCAAAAGGGGGAACGAGCTTATCTGTCAGGAGAAGTTTGCTGCGCCAAACGCAGAGAAAACAAGTTTGGAGTGGGACAGCACAGAGGGCGAGAACTTCATCGATGAGAACACAGAAGCAG TTCCAGAACCTGGAGAGGATCATCCTGCAGAGTTCCCGGATCCCCTCCTCCTCACCCCACCTGCTCCCCTGGAGAAGGATGAACCTGAAAAAGAGGCTGCCATCCCCGCACAGGACGCATCCACCCACAAGCGGCGGCGTCCGGATCAGGCCTGCGCCAAACCGCGGCGCGCCAGAACAGCCTTCACCTACGAGCAGCTGGTGGCTCTGGAAAACAAATTCCGCACGACGCGGTATTTGTCCGTGTGTGAGAGACTGAACCTGGCCCTCTCCTTGAGTCTGACCGAAACCCAGGTCAAAATCTGGTTTCAGAACAGGAGGACCAAGTGGAAAAAACAGAACCCCGGTGCCGACAGCACCCTTCAGCCTGGATCAAACTCACTGATCAACGTCAGTCCAAACCCAGTGACTTGTAGCTCCGGAAGCTTCCACCAAACTTTCTCCAACTTCAGCTCTGGGAACGTGATCTTCCACGCGGCCGTTGGTGTTCCACTTTCATCCACTGGAGGGCTCCTGCATCCGTTCATGCACAGCGGGTTCGATCAGCCCGCCTATTACACCCCACACCCATGA